A section of the Streptomyces sp. NBC_01591 genome encodes:
- the lipB gene encoding lipoyl(octanoyl) transferase LipB, with protein MAELRFVRLGFGGEAVDYQEAWQKQREVHAARFEDTVPDTCLLLEHPPVYTAGRRTTDSERPLDGTPVIDVDRGGKITWHGPGQLVGYPIQKLPRPVDVVAHVRRLEDALIRTATEFGVETSRVEGRSGVWVLGDPVEDRPAIGGLSLDFDPRLQDEEFDARLNGPEYAPSNAGQRREDRKLAAIGIRVAKGVTMHGFSFNVNPDNTWFDRIVPCGIRDAGVTSLAYELGRDITIADVLPVIEEHLRDVLENAELAPRTIERTDDAVATA; from the coding sequence GCCGTCGACTACCAGGAGGCCTGGCAGAAGCAGCGCGAGGTGCACGCGGCCAGATTCGAGGACACCGTCCCGGACACCTGTCTGCTGCTGGAACACCCGCCCGTCTACACGGCCGGGCGGCGCACGACCGACAGCGAGCGCCCACTGGACGGCACTCCCGTCATCGACGTGGACCGCGGCGGCAAGATCACCTGGCACGGTCCCGGTCAGCTGGTCGGCTACCCGATCCAGAAGCTGCCCCGCCCGGTGGACGTCGTCGCGCACGTCCGCCGGCTGGAGGACGCGCTGATCCGTACCGCCACCGAGTTCGGCGTGGAGACCTCCCGGGTCGAGGGCCGCAGCGGCGTCTGGGTGCTGGGTGACCCGGTCGAGGACCGCCCGGCGATCGGCGGACTCTCCCTGGACTTCGACCCGCGGCTGCAGGACGAGGAGTTCGACGCCCGGCTGAACGGCCCCGAGTACGCCCCGTCCAACGCCGGCCAGCGCCGCGAGGACCGCAAGCTGGCGGCGATCGGCATCCGGGTGGCCAAGGGCGTGACCATGCACGGCTTCTCCTTCAACGTGAACCCGGACAACACCTGGTTCGACCGGATCGTGCCGTGCGGCATCCGGGACGCGGGCGTCACCTCACTGGCGTACGAGCTCGGCCGCGACATCACCATCGCGGACGTGCTCCCGGTCATCGAGGAGCACCTCAGGGACGTCCTGGAGAACGCCGAGCTCGCCCCGCGCACCATCGAGCGCACGGACGATGCCGTGGCCACGGCATGA